The Aestuariibius sp. HNIBRBA575 nucleotide sequence TGCCTCAAGGAAGGATTGCTGACCACCCTGCGCAACGCCGCCAATGTGGAATGTCCGCATTGTTAGCTGTGTGCCGGGTTCCCCAATGGATTGGGCTGCGATGATGCCGACTGCTTCGCCGATGTTCACGCGTGTACCACGGGCCAAATCACGGCCGTAGCAGGTTGCGCAAACGCCGTCTTCGGCTTCACAGGTTAGCGGCGAACGAATACGCATGGAAACCACATCGGATTCTTCGATCAGGTCTGCCTTGCGTTCGTCGATCAATTCGCCTTGGGCGACCAGCACTTCGTCTGTGCCGGGGACCATGACGTCGTCTGCGGACACACGGCCCAGCACACGTTCGCCAAGCGACGCAACCACTTCACCGTCATTGACAGCCGCTTCGGCGGTGATCGCCTGATCGGTGCCGCAATCGATGACACGCACGATACAATCCTGCGCAACATCCACCAGACGACGAGTCAGATACCCCGAGTTCGCTGTTTTCAAAGCCGTATCTGACAGACCCTTACGGGCACCGTGGGTGGAGTTAAAGTACTCCAGAACGGTCAGACCTTCTTTAAAGTTCGAGATAATCGGTGTCTCAATGATCGAGCCATCCGGCTTGGCCATCAAGCCGCGCATCCCGCCCAGCTGTTTCATCTGTGTGACCGAGCCACGCGCACCAGAATGGGCCATCATGTAAACCGAGTTCGGCTCCATTTCGGCACCCTGATCGTCACGTTTGTTCGCCGAGATGGTGTTCATCATCGCGTCGGTGACTTTGTCGTTGGCTTTTGACCAGGCGTCGACAACTTTGTTGTACTTCTCACCTTGGGTGATCAGACCGTCCATGTATTGCTGTTCAAAATCCTTCACCTGATCGCGGGTTTCATCAACCAACGTCCATTTGGTGTCAGGGATAACCATGTCGTCCTTGCCGAAGGAAATCCCGGCTTTAAACGCTTCGCGGAAACCCATGGTCATGATCTGATCACAGAAAATGACGGATTCTTTCTGGCCACAATACCGGTAAACGGTATCAATGATCTGCTGCACTTCTTTCTTACGCAGCAGACGGTTGACCAGGCTGAACGGCGCTTTGTTATTGCGAGGCAACAACGCACCCAAACGCACGCGGCCCGGTGTGGTTTCGAACCGCACCATGACTTCGTTGCCTTCTTCGTCGATCTGCGGGATCCGGCATTCGATCTTGGAATGCAGGTGAACTTCACCCGAATTCAGCGCGTGCTCAACTTCTTGAACATCGCCAAAGACCATGCCTTCGCCTTTTTGACCTTCGCGTTCGATGGTCGTGTAATACAGACCCAAGATCATATCCTGCGACGGAACGATGATCGGCGCGCCGTTGGCAGGCGACAGAACGTTGTTGGTCGACATCATCAGAACACGGGCTTCCAGCTGAGCTTCGAGGCTCAGAGGAACGTGAACCGCCATTTGGTCCCCATCAAAGTCAGCGTTAAACGCAGAACAGACCAGCGGGTGCAGCTGAATAGCCTTGCCTTCGATCAGCGTGGGTTCAAACGCTTGGATGCCCAAACGGTGCAATGTTGGCGCACGGTTCAACATAACAGGGTGTTCGCGGATCACTTCGTCCAAGATATCCCACACTTCGGGACGCTCTTTTTCGACCAGCTTTTTCGCCTGTTTCACGGTGCTGGACAGGCCTTTGGCCTCCAGACGTGAATAGATGAACGGTTTAAACAGCTCCAACGCCATCTTTTTGGGCAAACCACATTGATGCAGCTTCAGTTCGGGACCAGTCACAATGACCGACCGACCAGAGAAGTCGACGCGTTTACCCAAAAGGTTTTGACGGAACCGGCCTTGCTTCCCTTTCAGCATATCGCTGAGGGATTTCAGAGGACGTTTGTTGGCACCGGTGATGACACGACCACGACGGCCATTGTCAAACAACGCATCCACAGATTCCTGCAACATCCGCTTTTCGTTGCGCACGATGATATCAGGTGCGCGCAATTCGATCAGACGTTTCAGACGGTTGTTCCGGTTGATCACCCGACGATACAGATCGTTCAAATCGGATGTCGCGAAACGCCCGCCATCCAGAGGCACCAATGGGCGCAATTCTGGTGGGATCACTGGGATCACGGTCATGATCATCCATTCCGGACGGTTGCCGGATTCAATGAAGCTTTCCACGATCTTCAGACGTTTGATGATCTTTTTAGGCTTCAGCTCGCCGGTGGCTTCCTTCAGGTCCGCGCGCAGGGTCTCTGCTTCGGCCTCAAGGTCGATCATCGACAGCATTTCGCGGATCGCTTCGGCGCCGATATTGGCGGTAAAAGCGTCCATGCCATAGGCGTCCTGCGCGTCGAGGAATTCCTCTTCGGTCATCAGGGCCCCGAATTGCAGGTCGGTCAGACCCGGTTCGATCACAACGTAGTTTTCGAAATACAGGATGCGTTCCAGATCACGCAGGGTCATGTCCAGCATGAGCCCGATCCGGGACGGCAGCGATTTCAGGAACCAGATATGCGCAACTGGGGATGCCAGTTCGATATGGCCCATACGTTCGCGGCGCACCTTTTGCAGGGTAACTTCAACACCACATTTCTCGCAGACAACGCCGCGATACTTCATGCGTTTATATTTACCACACAGGCATTCGTAATCTTTGATTGGGCCAAAGATACGCGCGCAGAACAGACCGTCACGTTCAGGTTTGAACGTCCGGTAGTTGATGGTTTCTGGTTTCTTGATCTCACCGAACGACCACGACAGGATCCGTTCTGGTGAGGCCAAAGAGACCTTGATTTCGTCGAAAACCTTGGCTGGTGTCAGCGGGTTAAACGGGTTGTTCGTCAGTTCCTGGTTCATTTTGATACCTCAAATTCGTGCGGAAGGGGAAAGGAGAAGGGCAAAACGCCCTTACTCCTCAATCTCCGCATCCAGGAGTTCCATATTCAGGCCAAGACCACGGACTTCTTTCACCAGAACGTTAAACGATTCCGGAATGCCCGCTTCAAAGTTGTCTTCGCCCTTAACGATGCTTTCATAGACTTTCGTCCGTCCAGCCACGTCATCGGATTTAACAGTCAGCATTTCCTGCAGGGTATATGCAGCGCCATAAGCTTCCAGAGCCCAGACTTCCATTTCCCCAAAGCGCTGGCCACCAAACTGCGCCTTACCACCCAGCGGCTGCTGAGTAACAAGCGAGTATGGACCGGTCGAACGCGCGTGGATTTTGTCATCCACCAGGTGGTGCAGTTTCAGCAGATACTTGATGCCGACGGTGACTTTACGGGCGAATTGTTCGCCTGTGCGGCCATCATACAAAGTGGACTGACCCGATGTATCAAACCCGGCACGGGTCAATGCATCGTTTACATCCGCTTCTTTGGCGCCATCAAAGACCGGCGTCGCGATTGGAACACCACGGGTCACGTTACCCGCTGCTTCTAGCAACTGTTCCTGATCCATATCTGCCAGACCTTCGTCATAGACGTCGGCCCCATAGGCGATTTTCATGGCATCGCGCACAGGGGTCATATCGCCGGACCGGCGGTATTCCTGAACAGCCTCGTCGATCTGGATACCCAGACCACGGGACGCCCAGCCCATATGCGTTTCAAGGATCTGACCAACGTTCATCCGCGACGGCACGCCGAGCGGGTTCAGAACGAAGTCAACCGGTGTCCCGTCTTGCAGGAATGGCATGTCTTCGATCGGAACAACCTTGGAAATAACACCTTTGTTGCCGTGACGACCGGCCATTTTATCACCGGGCTGCAGCTTGCGCTTCACCGCGACGAACACTTTGACCATTTTCATCACGCCGGGTGGCAGATCGTCGCCGCGACGGACTTTTTCGACCTTGTCTTCAAAACGGGCGTCCAATGTCCGCTTCTGAGCTTCGTATTGCTCGTTCAGCGCTTCGACATGGGATGCGTCTGTTTCGTCCTCAAGGGCGATCATCCACCACTGACCACGGGTCAGGCTGTCCAGCAATTCTTCGGTGACAACTTCGTTTGGACGCAGACCTTTGGGGCCTTTCACAGCCACTTTGCCCAACACCATGCTCTTTAGACGGGCATAGATGTTGCGATCCAGAATAACGAGTTCATCGTCACGGTCACGCGCCAGGCTTTCGACCTCTTCGCGTTCGATCTGAAGCGCACGTTCGTCTTTTTCGACGCCGTGGCGATTGAACACGCGAACTTCTACGATTGTACCGTAGTCGCCGGGTGGCAAACGCAGGGATGTGTCACGCACATCGGATGCTTTTTCACCAAAGATGGCGCGCAGAAGCTTTTCCTCTGGTGTCATCGGGCTTTCGCCTTTTGGTGTGATCTTACCAACCAGAATGTCCGCTGGGCCCACTTCGGCACCAATGTAGACAATGCCAGCTTCGTCCAGATTACGCAGGGCTTCTTCGCCTACGTTTGGAATATCACGGGTGATTTCCTCTGGCCCAAGCTTGGTGTCACGTGCGGCAACTTCGAATTCTTCGATGTGAACCGATGTAAACACGTCGTCTTTTACGATGCGCTCAGAGATCAGGATCGAATCTTCGTAGTTGTAGCCATTCCACGGCATAAACGCGACAACGACGTTTTTACCAAGGGCCAATTCACCCATGTCAGTGGATGGACCATCGGCCAGCACTTCGCCACCGCGAACCCGGTCACCCACTTTGACCAGCGGACGCTGGTTGATACAGGTGTTTTGGTTCGAACGCTGGAATTTGCGCAGACGATAGATGTCAACGCCCGCATCGCCAAGGATCAGATCCTCGGTTGCGCGCACAACGATC carries:
- the rpoC gene encoding DNA-directed RNA polymerase subunit beta'; the encoded protein is MNQELTNNPFNPLTPAKVFDEIKVSLASPERILSWSFGEIKKPETINYRTFKPERDGLFCARIFGPIKDYECLCGKYKRMKYRGVVCEKCGVEVTLQKVRRERMGHIELASPVAHIWFLKSLPSRIGLMLDMTLRDLERILYFENYVVIEPGLTDLQFGALMTEEEFLDAQDAYGMDAFTANIGAEAIREMLSMIDLEAEAETLRADLKEATGELKPKKIIKRLKIVESFIESGNRPEWMIMTVIPVIPPELRPLVPLDGGRFATSDLNDLYRRVINRNNRLKRLIELRAPDIIVRNEKRMLQESVDALFDNGRRGRVITGANKRPLKSLSDMLKGKQGRFRQNLLGKRVDFSGRSVIVTGPELKLHQCGLPKKMALELFKPFIYSRLEAKGLSSTVKQAKKLVEKERPEVWDILDEVIREHPVMLNRAPTLHRLGIQAFEPTLIEGKAIQLHPLVCSAFNADFDGDQMAVHVPLSLEAQLEARVLMMSTNNVLSPANGAPIIVPSQDMILGLYYTTIEREGQKGEGMVFGDVQEVEHALNSGEVHLHSKIECRIPQIDEEGNEVMVRFETTPGRVRLGALLPRNNKAPFSLVNRLLRKKEVQQIIDTVYRYCGQKESVIFCDQIMTMGFREAFKAGISFGKDDMVIPDTKWTLVDETRDQVKDFEQQYMDGLITQGEKYNKVVDAWSKANDKVTDAMMNTISANKRDDQGAEMEPNSVYMMAHSGARGSVTQMKQLGGMRGLMAKPDGSIIETPIISNFKEGLTVLEYFNSTHGARKGLSDTALKTANSGYLTRRLVDVAQDCIVRVIDCGTDQAITAEAAVNDGEVVASLGERVLGRVSADDVMVPGTDEVLVAQGELIDERKADLIEESDVVSMRIRSPLTCEAEDGVCATCYGRDLARGTRVNIGEAVGIIAAQSIGEPGTQLTMRTFHIGGVAQGGQQSFLEASQDGKVEFRDARTLTNAAGEIVVIGRNMVLAIVGDDGEERASHKVGYGSKVFVKDGAKIARGDKMFEWDPYTLPIIAEKSGTAKYVDLTAGIAVREVTDDATGMTQKIVTDWRSAPKGNELKPEIFVVGADGEPMRNDAGNPVTYQMSVDAILSVEDGQQVEAGDVVARIPREGAKTKDITGGLPRVAELFEARRPKDNAIISEIDGYVRFGKDYKNKRRIAIEPADESMEKVEYMVPKGKHIPVQEGDFVQKGDYIMDGNPAPHDILAVMGVEALADYMIDEVQDVYRLQGVKINDKHIEVIVRQMLQKWEISDSGETTLLKGETVDKAEFDEANEKAISKGGRPAKGEPILLGITKASLQTRSFISAASFQETTRVLTEASVQGKRDKLVGLKENVIVGRLIPAGTGGATQLMRSIAAQRDKVVLSARREEAEAAVALAAPMEDDVIGGDEFDTLVVDTPESRE